A single genomic interval of Ramlibacter sp. harbors:
- a CDS encoding STAS/SEC14 domain-containing protein — protein MQFQIVRLPDYVDVALTGHVALAPLLELIHKLGRLTRTHGDQRLLFDLLNLEGQMHFTGQMQAGEQVARSLSHLARVASVVPVDKITRTSERVAQARGARFRVFASKDEAIAWIRGTEAEAAAALPPEPPSMDPVRAAIWAAVQHLFPPHAQAIQLANGTLAISWSVTDPGHTAHDMATPITIRLEPELAEQMRMAAAEPRKRIAAHQETVVRAGLAGYDPFARVPMARVIVLG, from the coding sequence ATGCAGTTCCAGATCGTGCGCCTGCCGGACTATGTGGACGTGGCATTGACGGGCCATGTGGCGCTGGCGCCGCTGCTGGAGCTGATCCACAAGCTGGGCAGACTTACCCGGACCCATGGGGATCAGCGCCTGCTGTTCGACCTGCTCAATCTGGAGGGCCAGATGCACTTCACGGGCCAGATGCAGGCCGGAGAGCAGGTGGCCAGAAGCCTGTCGCACCTGGCCCGGGTGGCTTCAGTGGTGCCGGTGGACAAAATCACGCGGACCAGCGAGCGGGTGGCCCAGGCGCGCGGCGCCAGGTTCCGGGTGTTTGCGTCCAAGGACGAGGCGATTGCATGGATCCGGGGCACCGAGGCTGAAGCCGCCGCGGCCCTGCCGCCTGAGCCGCCATCGATGGACCCGGTGCGCGCGGCGATCTGGGCGGCCGTGCAGCACCTGTTTCCCCCGCACGCGCAAGCCATCCAGCTGGCCAACGGGACCTTGGCCATTTCATGGTCGGTGACCGATCCAGGCCACACGGCCCACGACATGGCCACCCCCATCACCATCCGCCTGGAGCCCGAGCTGGCGGAACAAATGCGGATGGCTGCCGCCGAACCGCGCAAACGCATCGCCGCGCATCAGGAGACCGTGGTCCGCGCCGGACTGGCCGGTTACGACCCCTTCGCCAGGGTTCCCATGGCCCGCGTCATCGTGCTGGGGTAG